One window of Candidatus Mycobacterium wuenschmannii genomic DNA carries:
- a CDS encoding acyl-CoA dehydrogenase family protein produces MDLSLTGEQRQLVDSFAALFARESTSERIRAAEPSGFDLKLWKALQETGALEMSVSESAGGWGASELELGLIAEQFGRAVASAPLIEAQIAARLLAQSGEAGKGLLHSALDGEQLVTFAPREAQGTRLGMVPGGAVADHVVTLVEGRLLAVPIGQNRNAVANLASMPLADIIIGDAPVVLAEGSGAREMFADALDLWLALTAIAMAAAAKRAVEIGVEYAKQRHAFGTAIGTFQAVSHPLADSAAAADGARLLGLKAACAFADEPDRIRELAAMAFAFAYETARDATRRSLQIHGGYGFGMEGDIQLYYRRIRGWAMVFGEPAIALDRVADARYGAVVG; encoded by the coding sequence GTGGACCTGAGCTTAACGGGCGAGCAGCGACAGCTGGTGGATTCGTTCGCCGCCTTGTTTGCGCGCGAATCAACTTCCGAGCGAATTCGCGCGGCAGAGCCGTCGGGCTTCGACCTCAAGTTGTGGAAAGCGCTGCAGGAGACGGGCGCACTGGAGATGTCGGTCAGTGAATCAGCCGGTGGCTGGGGCGCTTCGGAGCTTGAGCTTGGGCTGATCGCTGAACAATTCGGCCGCGCTGTCGCCTCAGCCCCGCTCATCGAAGCGCAGATCGCCGCACGCCTCCTCGCTCAATCGGGCGAGGCGGGTAAGGGCCTGTTGCACTCAGCACTCGACGGCGAGCAACTCGTCACGTTCGCGCCGCGCGAAGCCCAGGGGACGCGATTGGGCATGGTGCCCGGCGGGGCGGTAGCAGACCATGTCGTGACCTTGGTCGAAGGTCGGCTCCTGGCAGTGCCTATCGGGCAGAACCGCAATGCGGTGGCAAACCTGGCGTCAATGCCATTGGCGGACATCATAATCGGCGATGCGCCCGTGGTGCTCGCCGAAGGATCGGGCGCGCGTGAAATGTTCGCCGATGCGCTCGACCTGTGGCTGGCGCTGACCGCGATCGCGATGGCGGCCGCAGCGAAGCGGGCCGTGGAGATAGGCGTTGAGTACGCCAAACAACGCCATGCCTTCGGCACCGCGATCGGCACGTTCCAAGCCGTGTCGCATCCCCTGGCCGACAGCGCTGCCGCCGCCGACGGGGCACGGCTGCTCGGACTCAAGGCGGCGTGCGCCTTCGCTGACGAGCCCGATCGCATTCGCGAACTGGCAGCGATGGCCTTCGCGTTCGCCTACGAGACAGCGCGCGACGCCACACGACGAAGCCTGCAGATCCACGGCGGATACGGATTCGGTATGGAGGGCGACATCCAGCTCTACTACCGCCGGATACGAGGTTGGGCAATGGTTTTCGGCGAACCTGCCATCGCTCTGGACCGAGTGGCCGACGCGCGCTACGGAGCCGTGGTGGGCTGA
- a CDS encoding acyl-CoA dehydrogenase family protein, with the protein MHFQLDADTAAYRDGFRAHLNDVLTPEFEERVYRSGVSHDEEFAKGLVTKGYFAPGWPVELGGQDRNLWDNQIVKEELMRFDAPVYLSETTRMVASIIREIGTPAMKDRILTGALNGDITVAFGFTEPECGSDVAAAATKAVRDGDDWLINGSKMFTTNGHIADYVFLLARTNPDKPKHKGLTMFLVPRDTDGFDAQAVWTLSGERTNITFYSDVRIGDEWRIGEVDGGWQVLGLSLQDEHASGWGPHLTRLLHHSEHWATTTNDEGTQPITNTDVRRRLARVAMENEVSELLLRRCVWMLEEGDIPVAEGPMSKVFSTEALVRASQDMIELVGTDGLRSYLDPTAPERGRIEHSLRFSLGTTIYAGTSEVQRNIIAQRGLGLPR; encoded by the coding sequence ATGCACTTTCAGCTCGACGCAGATACCGCTGCATACCGCGACGGATTCCGAGCTCACCTCAACGACGTCCTGACCCCTGAATTCGAGGAACGCGTCTATCGCAGCGGCGTGTCACACGATGAGGAGTTCGCGAAAGGTCTTGTCACGAAGGGATACTTCGCACCGGGGTGGCCTGTCGAACTCGGGGGGCAAGACCGCAATCTGTGGGATAACCAGATCGTCAAAGAGGAGCTGATGCGCTTCGACGCGCCGGTATACCTCTCGGAGACCACCCGAATGGTTGCCTCGATCATCCGCGAGATCGGCACACCGGCGATGAAGGACCGTATCCTGACCGGCGCGCTCAACGGCGATATCACCGTCGCGTTCGGCTTCACCGAACCAGAATGCGGCTCAGACGTCGCCGCGGCCGCTACCAAGGCCGTCCGCGACGGCGACGACTGGCTGATCAACGGCTCCAAGATGTTCACCACCAACGGCCACATCGCCGACTACGTGTTCCTGCTCGCCCGGACCAACCCGGACAAACCGAAGCACAAGGGTTTGACGATGTTCCTGGTGCCGCGCGACACCGACGGCTTCGATGCGCAGGCGGTGTGGACGCTGTCCGGGGAGCGCACAAACATCACCTTCTACAGCGACGTCCGTATCGGCGACGAGTGGAGGATCGGCGAAGTCGACGGAGGATGGCAGGTGCTCGGATTGTCCCTGCAGGACGAGCACGCCTCGGGGTGGGGGCCGCACCTGACGCGACTGCTCCATCACTCCGAGCATTGGGCAACCACAACCAACGATGAAGGCACACAACCTATTACGAACACTGATGTCCGCCGCCGTCTCGCCAGGGTCGCGATGGAAAACGAGGTGTCGGAACTGCTACTGCGCCGGTGTGTGTGGATGCTCGAGGAGGGCGATATACCGGTTGCGGAAGGCCCGATGTCCAAGGTGTTCAGCACCGAGGCGCTCGTGCGAGCGAGCCAGGACATGATCGAACTCGTCGGCACCGATGGACTACGTAGCTATCTCGACCCGACCGCCCCAGAACGCGGGAGGATCGAACACTCACTGCGGTTCTCGCTGGGAACCACGATCTATGCGGGCACCAGTGAAGTTCAGCGCAACATCATCGCGCAGCGCGGTCTGGGCCTACCCCGCTAG
- a CDS encoding TetR/AcrR family transcriptional regulator, translated as MPTKKPAGTDFDSGLELVDAEVEVPGSWQERTIERRLSTARARALARSSRFLATALELVEESGKADFTIQTLIDRSNLSLRAFYQHFAGKEELMLALYENVTSQFTEDIRQDVAAADGPMEKLEAFCRGVLSRAESSEAVGGRVMTIYNLSLEIERPDDFAKVWEPHLKLLTKIITSCAKAGLVRTDLTPAQLTTLMNTTLTALAQIGVFHLGGKSSKLTEDQLWAWCKQAVTPPVDSQSKPARKAVPRATTRRSAS; from the coding sequence ATGCCTACAAAGAAGCCCGCCGGAACTGACTTCGACTCCGGCCTGGAACTGGTTGATGCCGAGGTTGAGGTGCCCGGGTCGTGGCAAGAGCGCACGATTGAACGGCGTTTGAGCACGGCCAGAGCACGCGCTCTCGCGCGCAGCTCGCGGTTCCTGGCCACTGCCCTTGAACTGGTGGAGGAGTCCGGCAAGGCCGACTTCACCATCCAGACACTCATCGACAGGTCCAATCTGAGTCTGCGGGCGTTCTACCAACACTTCGCGGGCAAAGAAGAACTGATGTTGGCGCTTTATGAGAATGTCACGAGTCAGTTCACCGAGGACATCCGACAGGATGTGGCTGCGGCCGACGGCCCGATGGAGAAACTCGAGGCCTTCTGCCGTGGCGTGCTGTCGCGCGCCGAGTCCTCGGAAGCAGTCGGCGGCCGTGTCATGACGATCTACAACTTGAGTCTGGAGATCGAGCGGCCGGACGACTTCGCCAAGGTGTGGGAGCCGCATCTGAAACTGCTGACGAAGATCATCACCTCATGCGCCAAGGCGGGATTGGTGCGCACTGACCTGACTCCGGCGCAGCTCACCACACTGATGAACACGACGCTGACGGCGCTCGCGCAGATCGGCGTCTTCCATCTGGGCGGCAAGAGTTCGAAGCTGACCGAGGACCAGTTGTGGGCGTGGTGCAAGCAGGCTGTAACCCCGCCTGTCGACAGTCAGTCTAAGCCGGCGCGCAAGGCGGTGCCGCGCGCGACAACCCGCCGGTCGGCGAGCTAG
- a CDS encoding amidohydrolase family protein, whose amino-acid sequence MSVDIRIVSPDDHLVEPADLWTSRLPARYRDIGPRIVRTRGRMNPAVTSDVAFIEDDEGRDADIWHYEDSVIPIPLISAAAGYELDELTTDPITYDEMRPGCYRVEDRLADMDLAGIEASACFPNTLVRFCGQRFLYGKDKDLALLCVRAYNDFQIDEWGGGSNGRLIPLGIIPLWDAELAAKEVERVAAKGMHAICFSELPARLDLPSIHSGYWDPFFAACERNKVGIMLHIGSSSTLTKSSPDSPHVVTSALMAVNCTIAMVDWLFSGKLRQFPNLKLAFAEAQAGWIPYYLQRVDEVWEDRRAWGGIHPLLTEPPSTQVPGRVWFSTFGDPVAFRILDLVGEDQLMFETDYPHNDTNWPHSTAVANKATEGLDEATKRKVLSTNAKNFFGMV is encoded by the coding sequence TTGAGCGTAGACATCCGAATCGTCTCGCCGGACGACCATCTGGTGGAACCCGCCGACCTGTGGACCAGTCGCCTGCCGGCGCGCTACCGCGACATCGGCCCTCGCATTGTGCGCACCCGCGGACGGATGAATCCAGCAGTCACTTCCGACGTTGCCTTTATCGAAGACGACGAGGGCCGCGACGCAGATATCTGGCACTACGAGGATTCGGTGATCCCGATCCCGCTCATCAGCGCGGCGGCCGGCTATGAACTCGACGAGCTCACCACCGACCCGATCACCTACGACGAGATGCGGCCGGGCTGCTACCGCGTCGAAGACCGGCTCGCAGACATGGATCTCGCCGGCATCGAAGCCTCGGCCTGTTTCCCGAATACCCTTGTGCGCTTTTGCGGTCAACGCTTCTTGTACGGCAAGGACAAAGACCTCGCGCTGCTCTGCGTCCGGGCCTACAACGACTTCCAGATCGATGAGTGGGGCGGCGGCTCGAACGGCCGGCTGATCCCGCTGGGCATCATCCCGCTATGGGATGCCGAACTCGCTGCGAAAGAAGTCGAACGCGTCGCGGCCAAGGGCATGCACGCGATCTGCTTCTCCGAACTGCCCGCCCGCCTGGACCTGCCATCCATTCACAGCGGCTACTGGGACCCCTTCTTCGCCGCCTGCGAGCGCAACAAAGTCGGCATCATGTTGCACATTGGGTCGAGTTCGACGCTCACCAAGTCCTCCCCCGATTCACCGCATGTCGTCACGAGCGCACTGATGGCCGTCAACTGCACCATCGCCATGGTCGATTGGCTGTTCTCTGGCAAACTGCGGCAATTTCCCAACCTCAAACTCGCGTTCGCCGAAGCTCAAGCCGGCTGGATTCCGTACTACCTCCAACGCGTCGACGAGGTCTGGGAAGACCGGCGCGCCTGGGGCGGCATCCATCCGCTGCTCACCGAGCCGCCAAGCACCCAAGTTCCCGGCAGGGTGTGGTTTTCCACCTTCGGCGACCCAGTCGCGTTCCGCATCCTCGATTTGGTCGGCGAAGACCAGCTGATGTTCGAGACCGACTATCCCCACAATGACACCAATTGGCCGCACAGCACCGCAGTCGCCAACAAAGCGACCGAAGGTCTCGACGAGGCAACAAAGCGAAAGGTGCTGTCCACCAACGCCAAGAACTTCTTCGGGATGGTGTAA
- a CDS encoding enoyl-CoA hydratase/isomerase family protein yields MTQYDTIEVEVRGRTACVTLNRPEVLNAINDEMIAELATAYAEIERSQDIWTVIITGAGRALCVGADVNKAADHDMENAAGIDNQGEPILSSMRQWDAPQEATPPWLQMTKPIICAVNGIACGAGMDLVTTADITIASERATLMDPHVSIGVTSGREGVRLARILPLPMAMRLILMGKHERLDAQRAYDLGVFTELVEHDSLMTRAWEIADIVNSNAPLAVRGSRMAVRKGLTLPIYEAELLAENYRMKVALTKDAIEGPRAFLEKRKPEWKAL; encoded by the coding sequence GTGACACAGTACGACACGATCGAGGTGGAGGTCAGGGGTCGCACTGCCTGTGTGACCCTCAACCGACCCGAGGTGCTCAACGCGATCAACGACGAGATGATTGCTGAACTAGCCACCGCGTACGCGGAAATCGAACGCTCGCAAGATATCTGGACGGTGATTATCACCGGTGCGGGCCGCGCTTTGTGCGTTGGGGCGGACGTCAACAAGGCCGCCGACCACGATATGGAGAATGCTGCCGGCATCGACAACCAGGGCGAGCCCATTCTGAGCTCGATGCGGCAGTGGGATGCGCCGCAGGAAGCGACGCCGCCCTGGTTGCAGATGACCAAACCAATCATTTGCGCGGTCAATGGAATTGCGTGCGGTGCGGGCATGGACCTGGTGACCACTGCGGACATCACCATCGCATCGGAGCGCGCGACGTTGATGGACCCTCATGTCAGCATCGGGGTGACCTCCGGGCGTGAGGGTGTCAGACTTGCACGGATCTTGCCGCTGCCGATGGCGATGCGGCTGATCCTGATGGGCAAACATGAGCGGCTCGACGCGCAGCGTGCCTACGACCTAGGCGTCTTCACTGAGTTGGTCGAGCACGACTCGCTGATGACGCGGGCTTGGGAGATCGCTGACATCGTGAATTCCAATGCGCCGCTGGCGGTCCGGGGTTCACGGATGGCCGTACGCAAGGGGCTGACGTTACCCATCTACGAGGCTGAGCTCCTCGCAGAGAACTACCGTATGAAGGTCGCGCTGACCAAAGATGCGATCGAGGGCCCGCGTGCGTTCTTGGAGAAGCGCAAACCCGAGTGGAAGGCGCTTTAA
- a CDS encoding hydroxyacid dehydrogenase, translating into MTDALRPQLVVERWTDPAAGDVLEHSEIDIVTLDLTAPAEQGWAAMESAHGYQVATRTDVARVTDGAQWLAGEELLSRCPSLLAVCSAGAGYDVIDVDACTRAGIAACNNSGPGAEAVAEHALGFMLDLAKKITVSDRALRSGPLGDRMALQGSQLFGKTLGVVGLGAIGGRLVELCAPFGMEVLVFDPYVDQAGAAARGVRKVGLDELVERSDFVQLTCPLTKETRGLIGAEQFAAMKPTAFFITTARGPVHDEEALRDALVDGEIAGAGLDVFHEEPPRHDNPLLQLDNVVATPHTAGITVEAARDIAVATATQWQAIFDGHKPPRLLNPDVWPRYCERFHEILGIHPTAQLAATPSKST; encoded by the coding sequence ATGACCGACGCGCTACGACCGCAGTTGGTCGTCGAGCGATGGACTGATCCCGCGGCCGGCGATGTCCTCGAACACTCCGAGATCGACATCGTTACGCTCGATTTGACGGCGCCTGCCGAACAAGGTTGGGCGGCGATGGAGTCCGCGCACGGCTATCAGGTCGCCACGCGGACCGATGTCGCCCGCGTCACCGACGGCGCGCAGTGGCTAGCCGGGGAAGAGCTGCTTTCGCGGTGCCCGTCGCTGCTCGCGGTCTGTTCGGCCGGTGCCGGATACGATGTCATCGACGTGGACGCCTGTACGCGTGCCGGTATCGCGGCGTGCAACAACTCCGGGCCCGGCGCTGAGGCGGTCGCGGAGCACGCGCTGGGGTTCATGCTCGACCTCGCCAAGAAGATCACCGTTTCCGACCGAGCATTGCGGAGCGGTCCGCTCGGGGATCGGATGGCGCTGCAGGGATCTCAGCTGTTCGGTAAGACGCTCGGCGTTGTCGGGCTCGGCGCCATCGGCGGACGCCTCGTCGAGCTGTGTGCGCCGTTTGGCATGGAGGTCTTGGTCTTCGATCCCTACGTCGATCAGGCGGGCGCCGCAGCACGTGGTGTGCGGAAGGTGGGCCTCGACGAGCTCGTCGAGCGCTCGGACTTCGTTCAACTGACGTGCCCCCTGACCAAGGAAACTCGCGGTCTGATCGGCGCAGAGCAGTTCGCCGCGATGAAGCCGACCGCCTTTTTCATCACCACGGCACGCGGACCAGTCCATGACGAGGAGGCGCTGCGCGACGCACTTGTCGACGGCGAAATTGCCGGAGCCGGTCTTGATGTGTTCCATGAGGAGCCGCCTCGCCACGACAACCCGCTACTGCAACTCGACAACGTTGTTGCCACGCCGCACACCGCGGGCATCACCGTGGAAGCCGCACGGGATATCGCCGTCGCCACGGCGACGCAATGGCAGGCGATCTTTGATGGTCACAAACCGCCGCGCCTGCTGAATCCCGATGTCTGGCCGCGGTACTGCGAGAGGTTCCACGAGATCCTGGGAATTCACCCGACCGCGCAACTAGCCGCGACCCCGTCGAAGAGCACATAG
- a CDS encoding TauD/TfdA family dioxygenase, with protein MPTAIYTEPVADSMAWTGSDFASKEDFAFDLSARNVAALESILAKTAQKDRDEITPDDARHPDLDDDLGRLYNDLMYGKGLACVRGFPVEQHSIEDLERIYWAFCTHLGYLVSNNSFGHRMVRVQEEILPGGVQPARGTKSRAELAMHNDAADILSLLCVYPAAQGGESQFASGPAAHNRVLAERPDLLDVLYQGFPHHRRSEQPDDQPDVTPYDVPIFSQIDGRICINFTYSSILPAMKTLGRDFTPHEEEAVELLRNILVDQQVEFRLESGEAAVANNFAMCHSRSDFVSSNDPKKARCFLRAWMEVPLDDRRLPMGREYFHMENKDLRLGYDIVPGRDGAIARNDYRNVDTALADMFKAAQAKPKARP; from the coding sequence ATGCCCACCGCCATCTACACCGAACCCGTTGCCGATTCCATGGCGTGGACCGGCTCGGACTTCGCGAGCAAGGAGGACTTCGCCTTCGACCTGTCGGCCCGCAACGTGGCTGCGCTGGAATCGATTCTGGCCAAGACTGCGCAGAAGGACCGCGATGAAATCACCCCGGATGACGCTCGGCACCCAGACCTGGATGATGATCTGGGACGGCTCTACAACGATCTGATGTACGGCAAAGGGCTGGCGTGTGTGCGTGGCTTCCCAGTGGAGCAGCACTCCATCGAGGACCTGGAACGCATCTACTGGGCGTTCTGTACCCATCTCGGATATCTGGTGTCGAACAACTCGTTCGGGCACCGGATGGTGCGCGTTCAGGAAGAGATCCTGCCTGGCGGCGTCCAGCCAGCCCGTGGGACCAAATCCCGTGCGGAACTAGCCATGCACAATGATGCGGCCGACATCCTGTCGCTGTTGTGCGTGTACCCGGCGGCGCAAGGCGGGGAGAGTCAGTTCGCTAGCGGACCGGCGGCGCACAACCGGGTGCTGGCCGAACGCCCCGATCTGCTTGACGTGCTCTATCAAGGCTTTCCGCACCACCGGCGCAGCGAACAACCCGACGACCAGCCCGACGTCACGCCCTACGACGTCCCAATCTTCTCGCAGATCGACGGGCGAATCTGCATCAACTTCACCTACAGCAGCATTCTGCCGGCGATGAAGACCCTGGGCCGCGACTTCACCCCGCACGAGGAAGAAGCGGTGGAGCTGCTCCGCAACATCCTCGTCGACCAACAAGTCGAATTTCGTTTGGAATCAGGGGAAGCGGCCGTCGCCAACAACTTCGCGATGTGCCACTCGCGTTCCGACTTCGTCAGCAGCAACGACCCCAAGAAGGCTCGGTGCTTCCTGCGTGCGTGGATGGAAGTCCCGCTCGACGACCGCCGCCTGCCGATGGGTCGCGAGTACTTCCACATGGAGAACAAGGACCTCCGGCTCGGATACGACATCGTGCCCGGACGTGACGGAGCGATCGCACGCAACGACTACCGCAACGTCGACACCGCACTTGCCGACATGTTCAAGGCGGCGCAGGCGAAACCCAAGGCGCGGCCGTGA
- a CDS encoding HpcH/HpaI aldolase family protein: protein MTVDEIVETPFSVRYGEPMATALRDALQGEALVLCLALLNSRTPEVPAIAAACGYDAVYVDLEHTSTSLETAQLLCATAIGAGIAGLVRVPSHDPSIIARVLDGGAVGIIVPHVNSKQEAEAVVQAARFPPIGHRSIAGPNAVSGYQPLPADELVDLLERRTVVAVMIETPEAVEASGAIAAVEGIDMILLGPSDLTAEMGIHGQYENEHFHHAVESVAAACRDHGVALGIAGIKSLDLLNRFVRLGLRFISAGTDVGMMTEAATARAHALRGLEGPQREPS, encoded by the coding sequence ATGACCGTTGACGAGATTGTGGAAACACCATTCTCGGTCCGCTACGGTGAGCCTATGGCGACGGCGTTGCGGGATGCGTTGCAGGGGGAGGCGCTTGTCCTGTGTCTGGCGCTGCTGAATTCACGCACCCCGGAGGTTCCCGCGATCGCGGCGGCCTGTGGGTATGACGCCGTCTACGTCGACCTCGAGCACACATCAACGTCACTGGAGACGGCGCAGTTGCTATGCGCAACCGCCATCGGGGCCGGGATCGCCGGCTTGGTGCGCGTGCCGTCTCATGATCCCAGCATCATCGCGCGGGTCTTGGATGGCGGTGCTGTGGGAATCATTGTGCCACATGTTAATTCGAAGCAAGAGGCGGAGGCGGTCGTTCAGGCGGCACGGTTTCCGCCGATCGGGCATCGGTCTATTGCCGGCCCCAACGCGGTCAGCGGCTATCAGCCGCTACCGGCAGACGAATTGGTGGACTTACTGGAACGTCGTACCGTCGTGGCCGTCATGATCGAAACACCGGAGGCTGTCGAGGCGTCCGGCGCCATCGCTGCGGTCGAGGGGATCGACATGATCCTGCTCGGGCCGAGTGATCTGACCGCCGAGATGGGCATCCACGGCCAGTATGAGAATGAGCATTTCCACCATGCAGTAGAATCGGTCGCAGCGGCTTGTCGTGATCACGGCGTGGCGCTCGGGATCGCCGGCATAAAGTCTCTTGACCTGCTGAATCGGTTCGTGAGACTGGGATTGCGATTCATCTCGGCGGGAACTGACGTCGGGATGATGACCGAGGCGGCCACAGCCCGGGCGCACGCGCTCCGTGGACTCGAAGGGCCGCAACGAGAACCCTCGTGA